DNA from Brassica napus cultivar Da-Ae chromosome C4, Da-Ae, whole genome shotgun sequence:
TATCTACTCTTATTCTTTGGAATGATAAAGTGTTGTAAGAGAACTAAGATAAGAAAGTGtttctttcgtttttttttttaattcaatacAGTTGGTGTGCAGAAGGCTCGAAGAGTTGCTGGTGCTTTTAATCTCCCAATCGTAGGAGTGCATCACATGGAGGCTCATGCCCTTGTAGCCAGGTACTGCTCAGTGTGCTTACTTTAATTCATTTATGAGATTTTGAATTTCTCATCAGCTTTTGATTTATCTTTGTAGATTAGTGGAACAAGATTTAAGTTTTCCTTTCATGGCATTGCTTATATCAGGTATTGTTTGAATGGGTTTTAGTTTTAAGATAACAATATCTAAAGGGAGATTTAGGTTTCTATTAATAGCAATGTATGTTTTTTTGGCCTGTGTAGGAGGGCACAATATTATAGTTCTTGCTCATGAGCTTGGTCAGTACACACAACTTGGGACTACAGTAGATGACGCTATAGGAGAGGCGTTTGACAAGACAGCAAAATGGCTCGGCCTTGATTTGCGCAGAAGTGGTGGACCAGCTGTTGAAGAGCTTGCTCTTGAGGGTGATTCAAAGTCTGTTATGTTTAATGTAAGTGTGAAACTAGTTTGCTCTTTCCAAGTTCTACTCATTGTCCGCATCATGTATGTTATGTTGTTACTTTGTTAATTATCAGGTTCCAATGAAAAATCATAAAGATTGCAACTTCTCTTTTGCTGGTTTGAAGACTCAAGTGAGGCTAGCCATTGAAGCCAGAAAAATGTAACTTTTTATCATAATTGATTCTTAAAAACAGCTTATGAAACTGTTTATCAGAGTTATGTTAActttgtagttataaataatgGTGTTTTGGTGGATGTGCAGTGATGCTAAATGTCCTGTTTCTTCTGCAACAAGGGAAGACAGAAGAAACCGAGCTGATATTGCTGCTTCTTTCCAGGTAGACAATCAATCTCAACATGTCACAATGCTTTTGTTATTGTAAAAAAGCTGATTATCTAAATATGTCTTCACCAGCGAGTAGCTGTCTTGCATCTGGAGGAAAAGTGTGAGCGAGCAATAGACTGGGCACTGAAACTCGAGCCTTCTATAAAACATATGGTGAGAGACTCAAATATGAAGAAATGAAACCTCTGTTTTGTTTGACAATACTAAACTTGATCTTCAGGTAGTCTCTGGTGGTGTTGCCTCAAACCAGTATGTACGGTCTCGACTCAATAACATTGTCGAAAACAAAAACCTGAAACTTGTCTGCCCTCCTCCTAGCCTTTGCACAGACAATGGTATctagagttcttgagatttgtCCTGCTTGTCAAAACAGAGAATATACATTAACAGTTCagtaatctctctctctctctcacaggAGTAATGGTGGCTTGGACTGGTCTCGAGCATTTTCGTGTGGGAAGATTCGATCCACCTCCACCTGCAATTGAACCTGATGATTACGTGGTACGTTCTTAAAGCAAAGCTCAAGACGTTCTTGAAAGATTCCAAGTGATTGATGTGTGGTGTGTGTTATGAATTATAGTATGATCTTCGACCAAGGTGGCCTCTAGGAGAGGAATACGCACAAGGAAGAAGCGAAGCTCGTTCTCTGAGAACCGCACGCGTTCATCCCTCTCTTACTTCAATCATCCGAGCAGCTGACTCTCTTCAACAACAAACACAAACATAGTAGCTATAAAAAGATTACTTCTCCTTGTAACTACATTAACCAACTCTTTCCGGTTAATTATCAAATCAATTTAATTAAATCTTCTTTACCCggttattattaaaaagattacttctccttgaaaaaaaaaacgaacataACCAACTCTTTTTGCAATAAACGCTTTACCGGTTGATTATTAAATCTTCATATCCGGTTATTTTAAACCGTATCCGGTTTCAATTTTACTTATAGAGAGACATCGAGGCTACCGTACGGAGAAGATTTTCTGGTTAGTCAAACAATTTCACTAAACCAATGGTTTTATCTTATATTAATGGTGGCGCCTACACTCTTAAAGGCGGCGAAAATCGCCGGCGATCGAAGAAAGCTTCACTCGCGACGAACCTTCACGGAGACGTCGAGGCTACCGCTGTCGTCTTTGATTAGAGGAAAGCTGATATCCGCCGGCTACACTTCTCTGTCGTCGATTTCATCCACCGATCTCGCTCGAGGTGATTCTCTAGCTACTGATAGTACCTTAGGTTTAGGTCACACTGGAATCGATAGAGAGAGATCCTGAATCCTTTCATGGTTATACTTCTCTGTTGGTGTTGTAAAAATCACAGAGGCTGAAGCGTTTGAGATTTTGAAGATGGCAAATCAAGTCGCTGGATCAAGTTCTCTCGTAAATGGTAAGTTGTGATGGAACTGGGCTGGGCTGCCAAACGAAAAGTGTTAAAGCTAGATGTGCTTCTAACCTAAAACCAATCGGTGATGATTGGAATGatccatctatcttatatattagttAGGATCCCTTCCAACTACCAATGTGGGACAATTTGTGTCTAATACGCTCCCTTGAGATGATGGTTCTTTTAgcgtcaatctcggaatgttcgGGCAAAGATCGATAGGCCAACTTTAGGCCAGATCGTTGGATCGGATTGGACTTCGTGgatcgggctctgataccatattaagCTAGATGGTCTTctaacctaaaaccaattggtgataagtggagtgatccatctatcttatatattagttAGTATACCTTCCAACTACCGACGTGGGACACTTTGTGTCTAATAAAAAGCCCAATGTTTCAGATTGTTATGAACCGGGGTTTACGAATTTAACCGGTTATGGAATTAATCGTTGACTAATTTTATTACCAATGTCTCTCGTCGTGGTCTCAGTGTTTAACACAGGTCGGCTTCTACGTTTCAGTCGTCTTCCAACTTTGAGCATCTTCCCCAAATTTTCACCTCTTTCTGCTCTCATGGATGCATCGAATCTCGGTTCTTCCAGCAAACCTGCCTTCTCTTCCTTCTCACAATCCAGCAGAAGGTACTGAgtcaacgttttttttttttcacattaaAGGTTTGGTCTTGATTCGATATTATGATGAATGTAGCGGCGGTAGAGGAAGAGGAAACGAGAGAGATAATGATCGTCGGAGGCCTCAGGGTCGTGGCGGCGGCGGTGGTGGcagaggaggagaaggaggcAATGATAGAATCGATGCTCTTGGAAGACTCTTGTAAGTGATTTCGAGATGTCGTTATTAAAGTAGGGATTTTTTAAGGTTAAAGTCGAATctctttttttgggttttgattagGACGAGAATCTTGAGACACATGGCTACTGAGATGAGATTGGACATGAGAGGTGATGGTTTTGTTAAAGTTGAAGACTTGCTTAACCTGAATCTTAAAACGTCTGCAAACGTTCAGTTGAAGTCTCATACCGTTGATGAAATTAGAGAGGTTAGTTAGTTTCCACTAATCTTCATTGTAGCTTTGTGGTGGGGTTTGCGTATGATGCTGTTTACTTGCAGGCAGTGAGAAGGGACAATAAGCAACGTTTTAGCCTCGTTGAAGAGGATGGAGAGCTCTTGATCCGCGCTAACCAAGGCCACTCCATCACGGTAAGAAAAGACTCTTGATTTGCAGTTTATCTTGTCTCATTCTAGTTTTGATCATTTTTGCTGTGAGAATGCTATGTACTTATAGTTTCTGCTTATGTCTTTCTGTGCAGACGGTTGAATCCGACAAGTTACTTAAACCAATATTGTCACCGGAAGAAGCTCCAGGTAAAAGCAGTACTACTAGGacatttgtgttttttttttcacttgtgTTCTGTATCGCATTGTTTCTTATGTTCGTTTGTTTTGCTGTAATGGCAGTGTGTGTGCATGGAACTTATAAGAAGAATTTGGAATCCATCTTAGCATCTGGCTTAAAGCGTATGAATAGGATGCACGTTCACTTTTCTTGTGGCTTGCCAACAGATGGTGAAGTGATAAGTGGTAAGCTACTTTTGATGCCGTTTCTGAATAATTGCATATGCACATTTATCTGGGGACTGATgacaattttatataattttggcTTAAGGCATGAGAAGGGATGTTAACGTCCTAATCTTCCTTGACATCAAGAAAGCTCTTGAAGGTTTAGTACTagaactcaatttttttttttgtatattaacaatatttatgtCCTAAAACTTTAGTTTCACCTTTTGATTTTTCTATAGATGGAATTGCATTCTACATTTCGGACAACAAGGTGATTTTGACTGAAGGCGTTGATGGTGTAGTGCCTGTTGATTACTTCCACAAGATCGAGTCTTGGCCTAGTCGGCAGCCAATTCCTTTCTGATTACTTTTTTTATGGACAACATCATTGACTTATTaccaccaaacaatgcaactggtgaaacaagttttttttttgggtaaaatgttaagatttataccattttagaatttttaacaaTGTTGCAAGCAACTTATTACACACGAAAGAAACAACAACTCAACTCAAAAGATTAACAACACAAGAACAAAATAACACCAGAGTCACTAGCCAACTCAAAGAGGCCGGTAGATGGAGAGATAGAATTGGAGGGGTGATTGAGCAGGTGGAGGAGCAGCCTTGATAGAGAGAAGGCGATCCCAAAGAAGCCGGTCCAGGGCGTGATGGATGATGCGTGGTGGAGTAGAGACCGCTGTGAAGATACGAGCATTCCTCTCTTTCCATAACAGGTAGATAGAGGCTTGAAATATGAGCTTGATTAAGCGGATGGCATTGGCATTAGATTGCCGAGACAGTTGGAGAATCCATGATGCTGCTGAATGTAAATCATTAGGCGGGTTGGTCCAGATTTGAGACGCAAAAGCTTGCCATAGAATAGAAGAGTATTcacactcaaagaagagatggtgATGTGTTTCACTGCTGGTAGAACAGAGTACACAGACTAAAGGTACGTCCATACCCTAACGACGTAGCCTATCTCTTGTTGGCATCCTTCTTAATAGAGCTAACCAAGCCATAAATGAGTTTCTAGGGATATACTCTTTGAgacaagttttttttatcagtCACGTTTTTATCTATTCTTTTATCGTTTTTCATCTGTTGACAATACACCAATATTTGATCATGGCTGTTG
Protein-coding regions in this window:
- the LOC106396107 gene encoding probable tRNA N6-adenosine threonylcarbamoyltransferase, mitochondrial, which encodes MVRLFHTLSPAISRLNFIHPRIFLAASPSIRLQRNHVHNKLKPKISPSSSSKFQRTRAYSTTTRVSSLTKRESWKLDDDGLVVLGIETSCDDTAAAVVRGNGEILSQVISSQAELLAQYGGVAPKQAEEAHSRVIDKVVQDALDRANLTEKDLSAVAVTIGPGLGLCLRVGVQKARRVAGAFNLPIVGVHHMEAHALVARLVEQDLSFPFMALLISGGHNIIVLAHELGQYTQLGTTVDDAIGEAFDKTAKWLGLDLRRSGGPAVEELALEGDSKSVMFNVPMKNHKDCNFSFAGLKTQVRLAIEARKIDAKCPVSSATREDRRNRADIAASFQRVAVLHLEEKCERAIDWALKLEPSIKHMVVSGGVASNQYVRSRLNNIVENKNLKLVCPPPSLCTDNGVMVAWTGLEHFRVGRFDPPPPAIEPDDYVYDLRPRWPLGEEYAQGRSEARSLRTARVHPSLTSIIRAADSLQQQTQT
- the LOC106396108 gene encoding tRNA 2'-phosphotransferase 1 produces the protein MVAPTLLKAAKIAGDRRKLHSRRTFTETSRLPLSSLIRGKLISAGYTSLSSISSTDLAREAEAFEILKMANQVAGSSSLVNVFNTGRLLRFSRLPTLSIFPKFSPLSALMDASNLGSSSKPAFSSFSQSSRSGGRGRGNERDNDRRRPQGRGGGGGGRGGEGGNDRIDALGRLLTRILRHMATEMRLDMRGDGFVKVEDLLNLNLKTSANVQLKSHTVDEIREAVRRDNKQRFSLVEEDGELLIRANQGHSITTVESDKLLKPILSPEEAPVCVHGTYKKNLESILASGLKRMNRMHVHFSCGLPTDGEVISGMRRDVNVLIFLDIKKALEDGIAFYISDNKVILTEGVDGVVPVDYFHKIESWPSRQPIPF